A single region of the Leishmania donovani BPK282A1 complete genome, chromosome 19 genome encodes:
- a CDS encoding dynein light chain, putative has translation MSGTRVLIKESAMPVDMQQDCADCAAHALFTLKLREQTDLAQFIKKELDVKYGGQWHCIVGHSFGSCVGHDEAYFIYFEINGIFFSMWRMDVTLEAKQVPINSAGRTVPASA, from the coding sequence ATGTCTGGCACAAGGGTGCTTATAAAGGAGTCCGCAATGCCGGTGGACATGCAGCAAGACTGCGCCGactgcgccgcgcacgcgctcttcACCTtgaagctgcgcgagcaaACCGATCTGGCGCAGTTCATCAAGAAGGAGCTGGACGTCAAGTACGGCGGACAGTGGCACTGCATCGTAGGACACTCCTTCGGCTCCTGCGTTGGCCATGATGAGGCGTACTTCATCTACTTCGAGATCAACGGTATCTTCTTTAGCATGTGGAGGATGGACGTGACGCTCGAAGCGAAGCAGGTGCCGATCAACAGTGCAGGACGCACTGTGCCGGCGTCCGCCTAG